One region of Turicibacter bilis genomic DNA includes:
- the nagA gene encoding N-acetylglucosamine-6-phosphate deacetylase — protein MKAIINGKLVTLNGVIENKVLVFNEIIQHIQTEVPIDCDVIDAKGMYIAPGLIDVHVHGSCGADTMDQTTEAIKLMSAGIAKNGVTSFLPTTMTMSPKDIYGALDVVRECMGQLLNGAKVLGAHMEGPFINRIYKGAQPEQYVIKPSYEFIKDYTDVIRLVSYAPEMDEDYSFTKDVKEKTDITLSIGHTNATYDQAKEAFSLGCSHVTHLFNAMTPLNHREPGVVGASLTSDVFTELIADTIHVNKQLFQFVLDNKGKEKIVLITDSMRAGCMKDGQYDLGGQPVVVKDGAARLESGNLAGSVLTLNKAIYNFLQNTNATVAEVIHMASLNPATSIGVSNRKGSLEIGKDADIAIFDEEMNCYLSIVEGREVYNQLD, from the coding sequence ATGAAAGCAATTATTAATGGGAAATTAGTAACACTAAATGGGGTTATTGAAAATAAAGTTTTAGTTTTTAATGAAATAATTCAGCATATTCAAACAGAAGTGCCAATCGATTGTGATGTGATTGATGCTAAGGGTATGTATATTGCTCCAGGATTAATCGATGTTCATGTCCATGGAAGCTGCGGAGCAGATACGATGGATCAAACAACGGAAGCGATTAAATTAATGAGTGCAGGTATTGCTAAGAATGGGGTAACATCATTTTTACCAACAACGATGACGATGAGTCCTAAAGATATTTATGGTGCTTTAGATGTGGTTCGTGAATGTATGGGACAATTATTAAACGGGGCGAAAGTATTAGGTGCTCACATGGAAGGCCCCTTTATCAATAGGATTTATAAAGGGGCTCAACCGGAACAATATGTTATTAAACCGAGTTATGAATTTATCAAAGACTATACAGATGTGATTAGATTAGTTTCATATGCACCTGAAATGGATGAAGATTATTCATTCACAAAAGATGTGAAAGAAAAAACAGATATTACGTTGTCGATTGGACATACAAATGCAACATATGACCAAGCCAAAGAAGCCTTTTCTTTAGGATGTTCGCATGTGACACATTTATTTAATGCAATGACACCATTAAATCATCGTGAGCCAGGTGTAGTCGGAGCCTCTTTAACTAGTGATGTTTTTACTGAGTTAATCGCTGACACGATTCATGTGAATAAACAATTGTTTCAATTCGTATTAGACAATAAAGGAAAAGAAAAGATTGTTTTAATTACAGATAGTATGCGCGCAGGATGCATGAAGGATGGGCAATATGATCTTGGTGGACAGCCGGTAGTTGTTAAAGATGGAGCTGCCCGATTAGAAAGTGGAAACTTAGCGGGAAGTGTCTTAACATTAAACAAAGCCATCTATAACTTCTTGCAAAATACAAATGCTACTGTTGCCGAAGTTATTCACATGGCTTCATTAAATCCAGCGACATCCATTGGAGTTTCCAATCGTAAAGGAAGTTTAGAAATCGGAAAAGATGCAGATATTGCAATCTTTGACGAGGAAATGAATTGTTATTTATCCATCGTTGAAGGTCGCGAGGTTTATAACCAACTTGATTAA
- a CDS encoding helix-turn-helix domain-containing protein: MFLTIGEKIRQARDKYGLKQIAFESYGFSRNYISMIETEKRSLNENMLRNVYDAICELSNCHYQQDYSYTEFIKSPVEQAREWLEQHCNLQDALNQYETFNKIASDFELIEYKIKIETLLGLHYVKNDELLVANAHLLKAIGYCIQVAKNPASLYEVVGTNYITLGQYQEAISILQLSINCQEGDRGQNINRIRYYISLCYLNEGKYEKSLEWITPVLEQSEYLQPKAAAYLIKSTILKRQGRDELGRELLLELINNPFYEDYLGYAYHNLGCSFKDSGLYQQALDCLKIALPLRETVKQRSITKCLMGEVYFRIGNYEKAHSLLVEVKDIIFHKGSLEQQEATLEWGLDLYLETQDFESMLILLEDIQKLVDKEILDEFIYTKFQNRLYKRIMNDVLGQQKDLNEYRILLDAIT; this comes from the coding sequence ATGTTTTTAACAATAGGAGAAAAGATTCGTCAGGCAAGAGATAAGTACGGGTTGAAGCAAATTGCATTTGAATCTTATGGATTCTCACGTAATTATATTAGTATGATTGAGACAGAGAAGCGCTCCTTAAATGAAAATATGCTAAGAAATGTTTATGATGCAATTTGTGAATTAAGTAATTGTCACTATCAGCAAGACTATTCCTATACTGAGTTTATAAAATCACCTGTTGAACAAGCAAGAGAATGGCTAGAGCAGCATTGTAATCTTCAAGATGCCTTAAATCAATATGAAACTTTTAATAAGATTGCATCAGATTTTGAGTTAATTGAATATAAAATTAAAATAGAAACATTACTTGGATTACACTATGTTAAAAATGATGAGTTATTAGTAGCCAATGCTCATTTATTAAAGGCAATTGGATACTGTATCCAGGTTGCTAAAAATCCTGCTTCTTTATATGAGGTAGTAGGAACTAATTATATTACATTAGGGCAATATCAAGAAGCTATTTCTATCTTACAACTGTCTATTAATTGTCAGGAGGGGGATAGGGGGCAAAATATTAATCGCATTCGATATTATATTTCTCTTTGTTATTTAAATGAAGGCAAGTATGAAAAAAGTTTAGAGTGGATTACTCCGGTATTAGAACAAAGTGAATATCTACAGCCTAAAGCGGCAGCTTATTTAATTAAATCGACTATTTTAAAAAGACAAGGTCGAGATGAGTTAGGAAGAGAGTTATTACTCGAATTGATTAATAATCCTTTTTATGAAGATTATTTGGGTTATGCTTATCATAATTTAGGCTGTAGCTTTAAAGACTCAGGACTATATCAACAAGCACTTGATTGTTTGAAGATAGCACTCCCTCTCCGTGAAACAGTTAAGCAACGCTCGATTACCAAATGTTTGATGGGCGAAGTTTATTTTAGAATAGGCAATTATGAAAAAGCTCATAGTTTATTAGTCGAGGTTAAAGATATTATTTTTCATAAAGGTTCTCTTGAACAACAAGAGGCGACTTTAGAGTGGGGATTAGATTTATATTTGGAAACTCAAGACTTTGAGTCCATGTTGATTTTGTTAGAGGATATTCAAAAATTAGTTGATAAAGAGATATTAGATGAGTTTATTTATACGAAATTTCAAAATCGATTATATAAAAGGATTATGAATGATGTTCTTGGTCAACAGAAAGATTTAAATGAATACCGTATTTTACTTGATGCTATTACGTAA
- a CDS encoding YfcC family protein: MLSLRKPRVDGKEETKEFKVPHTLVIVTFILVIVALATWILPAGTYERIVNDAGKTVVVDGSFAYVDQTPQGLFSVLQAPIHGIVGAAEIIAFLFVVSGSIAIITKTRAIDAGITNAVKSFKGKEMLMIPVIMGLFSLGGAIFGMTEEAIPFIAMLIPLCLALGYDSIMAMAISYMGCIVGFATAMLNPFSVGIAQSIAQVPAGTGVGFRTIIWAVTTVASILYLMWYGRRIKRNPQLSPVYEIDQVRRQELEDAESEHLPFTFKHKVILASILVCLAAIVIGVLQFGFGIPEIAAIFFATGIICGFIGRLSLDDMANSFIHGAKDMISAAVVVGFARAIVIIAQDGQIIDTILYNLSNFIGQLPSLVAGYVMFFVQMFINFFISSGSGQAALTMPIMAPLGELVGITPQTSILIFQFGDGFSNAIFPTSAVLMACLGVAGIPWAKWIKWVWPVQLIFGGLAIIFITIAILMGWS; this comes from the coding sequence ATGCTTAGTTTAAGAAAACCAAGAGTTGATGGTAAAGAGGAGACAAAAGAATTTAAAGTCCCTCATACTTTAGTCATTGTTACATTTATTTTAGTTATCGTAGCATTAGCAACATGGATTTTACCTGCAGGAACATATGAGCGTATCGTCAATGATGCAGGGAAAACAGTCGTTGTTGATGGTTCATTCGCTTATGTTGATCAAACCCCACAAGGATTATTTAGTGTATTACAAGCCCCAATTCATGGAATTGTAGGAGCGGCAGAAATTATTGCTTTCTTATTTGTAGTTAGCGGATCAATTGCAATTATTACAAAAACACGTGCTATTGATGCTGGAATTACAAATGCCGTTAAATCATTTAAAGGAAAAGAAATGTTAATGATTCCGGTTATTATGGGATTATTCTCATTAGGTGGGGCCATCTTCGGAATGACGGAAGAAGCTATTCCATTTATTGCGATGCTTATTCCTTTATGTTTAGCCTTAGGATACGATAGTATTATGGCGATGGCAATTTCTTATATGGGATGTATTGTTGGATTCGCAACAGCCATGTTAAATCCATTCTCGGTAGGAATTGCTCAAAGTATCGCACAGGTGCCAGCAGGAACAGGGGTTGGATTCCGAACGATCATCTGGGCGGTTACAACAGTAGCTTCAATTTTATATTTAATGTGGTATGGACGCCGTATTAAACGTAATCCACAATTAAGTCCAGTTTACGAAATTGATCAGGTACGTCGTCAGGAGTTAGAAGACGCAGAATCTGAACATTTACCATTCACATTCAAACATAAAGTTATTTTAGCATCTATCTTAGTATGTTTAGCTGCTATCGTTATAGGTGTTTTACAATTTGGATTTGGAATTCCAGAAATTGCGGCTATCTTCTTTGCAACGGGAATTATCTGTGGATTCATTGGGCGTTTAAGTTTAGATGATATGGCCAATTCATTCATTCACGGAGCAAAAGATATGATTAGTGCAGCAGTAGTGGTTGGATTTGCACGTGCAATTGTTATCATTGCTCAAGACGGACAAATTATTGATACGATTCTTTATAACTTATCAAACTTCATTGGACAATTGCCATCGTTAGTTGCTGGATATGTGATGTTCTTTGTTCAAATGTTTATCAATTTCTTTATCTCATCGGGATCAGGACAAGCTGCTTTAACGATGCCAATCATGGCACCGCTTGGTGAGTTAGTTGGTATTACACCACAAACTTCAATTTTAATTTTCCAATTTGGTGATGGATTCTCAAATGCTATCTTCCCAACAAGTGCTGTTTTAATGGCTTGTTTAGGTGTAGCGGGAATTCCATGGGCAAAATGGATTAAATGGGTTTGGCCAGTTCAATTAATTTTTGGTGGATTAGCAATTATCTTTATTACAATTGCCATCTTAATGGGATGGTCATAA
- a CDS encoding M20 family metallopeptidase, translating to MKKELLSIGESLKERLVDMNRFIHDNPELGNQEYKAVEKLTTFLKEHDFEIKCPVAGLDTAFEAVYDSGKPGLSVAYLCEYDALPELGHGCGHNMIGVISAGAGVALSKVIDEIGGKVYVFGTPAEETNGAKVTMTEAGLFNKMDAVMMVHPSGFTTESGTSLAMEALQFDYTGRPSHAAASPENGINALNAVIQLFNGVDALRQHVTPDVRMHGIITNGGVAANIVPEHATAQFYIRAATKEYVAVVKEKVLGIAQGAALMTGATLEVSNYELSYDDLKTNAVLSETFNENLRSLGITEIHKHRKGTGSVDIGNISNVCPTIHPYIGIADCEITGHSQQMVDATVTDLAHDRLITAAVALAYTGYDVLSGAIKLK from the coding sequence ATGAAAAAAGAATTATTATCAATCGGGGAATCATTAAAAGAACGTTTAGTAGACATGAATCGCTTTATTCATGATAATCCGGAATTAGGGAATCAAGAATACAAAGCAGTTGAAAAATTAACAACCTTTTTAAAAGAACATGATTTCGAAATTAAATGCCCAGTGGCAGGGTTAGACACTGCATTTGAGGCTGTATACGATAGTGGGAAACCAGGTTTATCAGTGGCATACCTTTGTGAATACGATGCCTTACCTGAACTAGGACATGGATGCGGTCATAATATGATTGGTGTAATCAGTGCCGGGGCTGGAGTTGCCTTAAGTAAAGTTATCGATGAAATCGGTGGAAAAGTCTATGTGTTCGGAACACCTGCCGAAGAAACAAATGGAGCAAAAGTGACTATGACAGAGGCTGGACTGTTTAACAAGATGGATGCTGTTATGATGGTGCACCCTTCGGGATTTACGACAGAAAGTGGAACATCTTTAGCGATGGAAGCTTTACAGTTTGATTATACAGGTCGTCCGTCTCATGCAGCTGCATCTCCTGAAAATGGGATTAATGCTTTAAATGCAGTGATTCAATTATTTAATGGAGTAGATGCTTTACGTCAGCATGTGACACCAGATGTAAGAATGCATGGAATTATTACTAATGGTGGGGTTGCTGCCAATATCGTACCTGAACATGCAACAGCACAGTTTTATATCCGCGCAGCAACTAAAGAATATGTAGCAGTTGTTAAGGAAAAAGTGTTAGGTATTGCTCAAGGAGCCGCTTTAATGACAGGAGCAACTTTAGAAGTAAGTAACTATGAGTTATCATATGATGATTTAAAAACAAATGCTGTGCTTTCAGAGACATTTAACGAAAACCTTCGTTCATTAGGAATTACAGAGATTCATAAACATCGTAAAGGAACAGGATCAGTAGACATTGGAAACATTAGTAATGTATGTCCAACTATTCATCCGTATATCGGAATTGCTGATTGTGAAATTACAGGACATTCTCAACAAATGGTTGATGCAACGGTAACAGATTTGGCTCATGATCGTTTAATAACAGCTGCAGTTGCTTTAGCTTATACAGGATATGATGTATTATCTGGAGCTATTAAATTGAAATAA
- a CDS encoding AI-2E family transporter has product MKFNWNKKYNTIAVYAFIVVSLSIIFYNIISKLESFAGKLNEIMGIFQPFIIGFIIAYLLNFILKFYENKVFKMRGLNKVKKSSIRGLGILLSYITAGIILYVFMQFVLPQLIESVRGLINDIPRYVKELTIIVDTQLQEMNINQEYMTLISEKFAEITNWVIQLLTNVLPIVGNAVMSIASSIWNIVLGIIISIYLLMDKEKFFGLGKKVVTSLFNEKHTTIILDLANRTNLTFGKFIGGKIVDSLIIGILTFIILAIFKMPYVLLISVIIGITNIIPFFGPFIGAIPSAIIILFVSPIQALWFLVIVLVIQQVDGNIIGPKILGDSIGISAFWILFAILVAGKLFGLVGMIIGVPMFAVIYSIIKDIIESRLRYKGLPTETNNYMD; this is encoded by the coding sequence ATGAAATTCAACTGGAATAAGAAATATAACACGATTGCAGTATATGCGTTTATTGTTGTGAGTTTAAGTATTATTTTTTATAATATTATCTCAAAGCTTGAAAGCTTCGCAGGCAAGTTAAATGAAATTATGGGTATTTTTCAACCCTTCATTATCGGATTCATTATTGCGTATTTATTAAACTTTATTCTTAAGTTTTATGAAAATAAAGTATTTAAAATGAGAGGGCTAAATAAAGTTAAAAAGTCATCGATAAGAGGTCTAGGGATTTTACTCTCTTATATTACCGCAGGAATTATATTATATGTCTTTATGCAATTTGTTCTTCCACAATTAATTGAAAGTGTCCGTGGATTAATTAACGATATTCCACGATATGTTAAAGAGCTAACTATTATTGTTGATACGCAGTTGCAAGAAATGAATATTAATCAAGAATATATGACACTCATTAGTGAAAAATTCGCAGAGATTACAAACTGGGTAATTCAGTTGTTAACAAACGTTTTACCGATTGTCGGAAATGCTGTGATGTCTATTGCCTCAAGTATTTGGAACATTGTCTTAGGTATTATCATTTCTATTTACTTATTAATGGACAAGGAAAAATTCTTTGGACTAGGAAAAAAAGTTGTGACATCGTTATTTAATGAAAAGCATACAACAATTATTCTAGACTTGGCGAATCGTACCAACTTAACATTTGGTAAGTTCATCGGTGGAAAAATTGTTGATTCATTGATTATTGGGATTTTAACCTTTATCATCTTAGCTATTTTTAAGATGCCGTATGTCTTATTAATTTCAGTGATTATTGGGATTACGAATATTATCCCATTTTTCGGACCATTTATTGGTGCAATCCCATCAGCCATTATCATTTTATTCGTATCTCCAATCCAAGCATTGTGGTTCTTAGTCATTGTTCTTGTGATTCAACAAGTCGATGGAAATATTATTGGACCTAAAATCTTAGGAGATTCAATTGGAATTTCAGCCTTCTGGATTTTATTCGCAATTTTAGTTGCAGGAAAACTGTTTGGATTAGTAGGAATGATCATTGGAGTTCCGATGTTTGCAGTCATTTATTCAATTATTAAAGATATTATTGAATCACGTTTACGATATAAAGGTTTACCCACTGAAACAAATAATTATATGGATTAA
- a CDS encoding sugar O-acetyltransferase, whose protein sequence is MTEKDKMLAGKAYLAGEEQLVKERQYTKQVLFKFNNMDPMLVEERHNLLRELLGQTKENFYFEPPFRCDYGYNIEIGNNFYSNYNLTILDCAKVKIGDNVFIAPNVSLFTAGHPIHHEPRNQEYEYALPITIGNNVWIGGNTVVNPGVKIGDNCVIGSGSVVTKDIPANSIAVGNPCRVLREITDEDKKYYHKNLRIEA, encoded by the coding sequence ATGACTGAAAAAGATAAAATGTTAGCTGGAAAAGCATACTTAGCAGGTGAAGAGCAATTAGTAAAAGAGCGCCAATATACAAAGCAAGTCTTGTTCAAATTTAATAATATGGATCCAATGCTCGTTGAAGAGCGTCATAACTTGTTACGCGAGCTATTAGGTCAAACAAAGGAAAATTTCTACTTTGAACCGCCATTTCGCTGTGATTATGGATATAACATTGAAATCGGAAATAACTTTTACTCGAACTATAATTTAACGATTCTGGATTGTGCCAAAGTTAAAATTGGGGATAACGTATTTATTGCTCCGAATGTTAGCTTATTTACAGCTGGTCACCCGATTCATCATGAGCCTCGTAATCAAGAATATGAATATGCTTTACCAATTACGATCGGAAATAATGTTTGGATTGGTGGGAATACAGTTGTTAATCCAGGTGTTAAAATTGGGGATAACTGTGTCATTGGTTCAGGAAGTGTTGTTACAAAAGATATTCCAGCTAATTCAATCGCAGTTGGAAATCCATGTCGTGTTCTTCGTGAAATTACAGATGAGGATAAAAAATATTACCATAAGAATTTAAGAATTGAAGCATAA
- a CDS encoding immunoglobulin-like domain-containing protein, which produces MLKKISTMISIFSLLLIFSFSIQASDVIQFPDSDLKVALLRQLEKSPNDEISIAEAENAPQTLDLSQAGISNLEGIQYFKNVTFLKLHENNIQDLTPLSNLTKLKILLLNDNVIEDIAPLANLKNVTLLNLNNNQVTNLQMLKNIPHMHYLYISHNKVNDITPLDHFKELDFFDYSFNQISDISSINNLTELHYGDINSQAIYLPSQTIKKGESVVVTNPIKAEDGIVKDIVVNGGSYDESTNQIIWENITTNQTLSYQFTKTIDYLKYGGMIEFSGTVFVDVVILGEPPILSGVDDLTIPFGEEFNPLQGVQAYDAEDGDITDQIIVEGKVDIFTPGTYELVYQVTDSENQTTTATRIITVELPASSINQIPTIEVNDRIVKKGTNFDPLEGVQAYDVEDGDITNQIKVIHNNVNTNHVGTYQVIYEVMDSQGAKATRLITVQVRDIPQTGLSLFN; this is translated from the coding sequence ATGTTGAAAAAAATATCTACTATGATAAGTATTTTTAGTCTATTGTTAATTTTTTCTTTCAGTATTCAAGCTAGTGATGTCATTCAATTTCCAGACTCAGATTTAAAAGTTGCTCTTTTACGTCAATTAGAAAAATCACCAAATGATGAGATTTCCATAGCAGAAGCTGAGAATGCACCCCAAACCCTTGATTTAAGTCAGGCGGGTATTAGTAATTTAGAAGGAATACAGTATTTTAAAAATGTCACATTCTTAAAGTTACATGAAAATAATATTCAGGATTTAACTCCCCTGAGTAACTTAACTAAGTTAAAGATATTATTATTAAATGATAACGTCATAGAAGATATTGCACCACTGGCTAATTTAAAAAATGTAACACTATTGAATTTAAATAATAATCAAGTAACTAATTTACAGATGTTAAAAAACATACCACATATGCACTATTTATATATTTCTCATAATAAGGTTAATGATATTACCCCACTTGACCACTTTAAAGAGCTTGATTTTTTTGATTATTCTTTTAATCAGATCTCTGATATTAGTAGTATTAATAATCTCACAGAACTACACTATGGAGATATCAATAGCCAGGCCATTTATCTTCCGTCACAAACTATAAAAAAAGGTGAATCTGTTGTCGTTACTAATCCAATAAAAGCTGAAGATGGAATTGTTAAAGATATTGTTGTTAATGGTGGATCATACGATGAATCAACGAATCAAATTATATGGGAAAACATCACAACTAACCAAACCTTATCTTATCAATTTACGAAGACTATTGATTACCTGAAATATGGTGGAATGATTGAGTTTTCAGGAACTGTCTTTGTTGATGTAGTCATTCTAGGAGAACCACCAATTCTGAGTGGAGTTGACGACTTAACTATTCCTTTTGGTGAAGAATTTAATCCTTTACAAGGTGTTCAAGCTTATGATGCTGAAGATGGTGATATTACCGATCAAATTATTGTTGAAGGCAAAGTTGATATTTTCACACCTGGAACATATGAACTCGTTTATCAGGTCACAGATTCGGAAAATCAAACGACGACAGCAACACGTATAATTACGGTTGAATTGCCGGCGTCTAGCATTAATCAAATACCAACTATAGAAGTAAATGATCGAATTGTTAAAAAAGGAACAAACTTTGATCCGCTTGAAGGTGTTCAAGCTTATGATGTAGAAGATGGAGATATTACGAATCAAATTAAAGTCATTCATAATAATGTGAATACCAATCATGTAGGCACGTATCAAGTCATATATGAAGTGATGGATAGTCAGGGAGCTAAGGCAACACGCTTGATTACTGTTCAAGTACGTGATATTCCGCAAACTGGACTGTCACTGTTTAATTAA
- a CDS encoding GNAT family N-acetyltransferase gives MVKHIYSSNTKTCVCEEDAVIKGFISISDDSFIGTLFVDSAYQGQEIGQVLINTTLNQYKLLSLAVYKYKVNSIYFYKK, from the coding sequence ATCGTTAAACACATTTATTCATCAAATACTAAAACTTGTGTTTGTGAAGAAGATGCAGTGATTAAAGGATTCATCAGTATTAGTGATGATTCCTTTATCGGTACCTTATTTGTGGATAGTGCTTATCAAGGTCAAGAAATTGGTCAGGTATTAATAAACACTACCCTAAATCAGTATAAATTGTTAAGCTTAGCAGTTTATAAATATAAGGTGAATTCCATTTACTTCTATAAAAAGTAA
- a CDS encoding PH domain-containing protein, which produces MLKKLASDALGLSDIGRIISPSDYDKVDADDFIMHEDEEKIFFLIKSRTDEYCFTNLALIHVDGTAAVSKKRLVKRYDYYKNDIKHVMIETAGTVDLDCELKFTMGNVDFSIDVNRNQLEQLKDIYKALIKIAHIVEENNILLEKSQQTLNLAAQACGSQRFETGDLSQVFANVNEYSFNWIYKARETYIQKDFTDVFKNYINN; this is translated from the coding sequence ATGTTAAAGAAGTTAGCTTCAGACGCATTAGGATTAAGTGATATTGGGAGAATTATTAGTCCGAGTGACTATGATAAAGTCGATGCTGATGATTTTATTATGCATGAGGATGAAGAGAAAATCTTTTTCTTAATTAAATCACGAACAGATGAGTACTGCTTTACCAACTTGGCTTTAATTCATGTTGATGGAACAGCAGCAGTTAGTAAAAAACGTTTAGTGAAACGATATGATTACTATAAAAATGATATTAAACATGTCATGATTGAAACGGCTGGAACTGTCGATTTAGACTGTGAGTTAAAGTTTACAATGGGGAACGTTGACTTTTCAATTGATGTCAATCGTAATCAGCTAGAACAATTAAAAGATATTTATAAGGCATTAATTAAAATTGCTCATATCGTAGAAGAAAATAATATTTTACTAGAGAAATCTCAACAAACACTAAACTTAGCTGCACAAGCTTGTGGCTCACAACGATTTGAAACAGGAGATCTATCTCAAGTCTTCGCGAATGTTAATGAATATTCATTTAACTGGATTTATAAAGCACGTGAAACATATATTCAAAAAGATTTTACAGATGTTTTTAAAAATTATATTAATAACTAA
- a CDS encoding sugar O-acetyltransferase — MNFKETLERMHHQKLYYCNNEELMAKQEKCLDCLYDFNQTRPTELQKRTELLKEMFAEVGEGCYIEPPLHANWGGHHVHFGNGVYANFNLTLVDDTHIYVGNNVMFGPNVTLATAAHPIHPELRRKQAQFNSPITIGNNVWIGAGAVVLPGVTIGDNTVIGAGSIVTKDIPANVVAVGNPCKVIREISQRDFEYYNGDLKIDIE, encoded by the coding sequence ATGAACTTCAAAGAAACATTAGAGCGTATGCATCATCAAAAATTATATTATTGCAATAATGAAGAACTCATGGCAAAGCAAGAGAAATGTTTAGATTGTCTATACGACTTCAACCAAACACGTCCAACCGAACTTCAAAAACGAACAGAGTTATTAAAAGAAATGTTCGCTGAAGTGGGAGAAGGATGCTATATTGAACCTCCACTTCATGCAAATTGGGGAGGACATCACGTTCACTTTGGAAATGGGGTTTATGCTAACTTCAATTTAACCCTTGTAGACGATACACATATTTATGTTGGAAACAATGTTATGTTCGGACCTAATGTTACCTTAGCAACAGCTGCTCACCCTATCCACCCTGAACTTCGAAGAAAACAAGCTCAATTCAATTCTCCGATTACGATTGGAAATAATGTATGGATTGGTGCAGGTGCTGTCGTTCTTCCTGGTGTAACGATTGGGGATAATACGGTGATTGGTGCAGGAAGTATTGTAACAAAAGATATCCCTGCTAATGTTGTTGCCGTAGGAAATCCATGTAAAGTAATTCGTGAAATCAGTCAACGTGATTTTGAATATTATAATGGTGATTTAAAAATTGATATTGAATAA
- a CDS encoding DUF4438 domain-containing protein yields MLRTNRDRVVKWSVQGKVHHPTGGGYRITHEGIPMVLPATGGISYNVHIGDLAFGWAGDHVEPGVSIRNEDKNENAALTTFACIGNKAKIISGDAKGKLGYVTGTHGGIEHTMIHFDECILEDLCIDDKIIIQAYGQGLQLLDYLDIKVMNIDPDLFEQLEIAECDGKIHVPVVAIVPPYLMGSGIGAASSYTGDYDIMTADVDEIKRLHLDKLKFGDFVLLQDCDNTYGRGYLKGAVSIGVVVHSDCVKMGHGPGITTIMTCKKSLIDPIIDHNANITHYMKKLSRS; encoded by the coding sequence ATGCTAAGAACAAATCGTGATCGTGTCGTAAAATGGTCAGTCCAGGGAAAGGTTCATCATCCAACTGGAGGGGGATATCGAATTACTCATGAAGGAATTCCGATGGTTTTACCGGCTACTGGGGGGATTTCTTATAATGTTCACATTGGAGATCTTGCTTTTGGATGGGCCGGTGATCATGTTGAGCCTGGTGTCTCTATCCGAAATGAAGATAAAAATGAAAATGCTGCATTAACGACATTTGCATGTATTGGGAATAAAGCAAAAATTATTAGTGGAGATGCAAAAGGTAAACTAGGTTATGTCACTGGTACTCATGGTGGAATCGAGCATACGATGATTCATTTTGATGAATGTATTTTAGAAGACTTATGTATCGATGATAAAATCATAATTCAAGCCTATGGACAAGGTTTACAATTACTTGATTATCTAGACATCAAAGTTATGAATATCGATCCCGATTTATTTGAACAACTCGAAATTGCAGAGTGCGACGGTAAAATTCATGTACCTGTTGTTGCTATCGTTCCACCCTATTTAATGGGATCAGGCATCGGTGCTGCTAGTTCATATACAGGCGACTACGATATCATGACAGCTGATGTGGATGAAATTAAACGGCTTCATCTTGATAAATTAAAGTTCGGTGACTTTGTCTTACTTCAAGATTGTGATAATACTTATGGACGCGGCTATTTAAAAGGTGCTGTTAGTATTGGAGTTGTTGTACATAGTGATTGTGTAAAAATGGGTCATGGGCCTGGCATTACAACAATCATGACTTGTAAGAAATCACTGATTGACCCTATTATCGATCATAATGCTAATATCACTCATTATATGAAGAAGTTAAGTCGCTCATGA